One Cucurbita pepo subsp. pepo cultivar mu-cu-16 chromosome LG20, ASM280686v2, whole genome shotgun sequence genomic window carries:
- the LOC111783558 gene encoding coiled-coil domain-containing protein 12-like codes for MATEDDSVEQVAAARKERLRALRAAQELLNTSDEKNSGGEDKENGATEDPEDPEETNLSMKFRNYVPHDKELQEGKLVPPVLPKFEDPVATEPPQLKEDPFVNIAPKKPNWDLRRDVQKKLDKLERRTQKALYKLMEEQEKQKQSAEGDDDQNITE; via the exons ATGGCTACTGAAGACGACTCCGTCGAACAAGTTGCTGCAGCACGTAAAGAGCGATTGAGAGCTCTAAGAGCTGCTCAGGAATTGTTAAACACTTCAGATGAGAAAAACTCTGGAGGAGAGGATAAAGAGAATGGTGCTACTGAAGATCCTGAAGATCCTGAAGAAAC TAATCTTAGTATGAAATTTCGGAACTATGTTCCTCATGATAAGGAGCTTCAGGAGGGAAAGCTTGTTCCACCTGTATTGCCGAAGTTTGAGGACCCTGTTGCTACTGAACCTCCACAATTAAAAGAG GATCCATTTGTAAATATTGCTCCAAAGAAACCAAACTGGGATCTTAGAAGGGATGTGCAGAAGAAGCTTGATAAGCTAGAAAGACGTACTCAGAAAGCATTATATAAGCTTATGG AGGAAcaggaaaaacaaaagcagTCAGCTGAAGGAGACGATGACCAAAATATTACAGAATGA
- the LOC111783557 gene encoding uncharacterized protein LOC111783557, whose translation MGCLASKPADSGGNRRRPGNIGEVSVYVPGLRIPKPVDFSLALGDHLSKNIVERLSALRTRIVVMAGQEGPTITRTRRKTATQHGGSTIADLQQALEDYLPVLLGLVKDGNQLQHKVQFAWINQEDDLEETVMSNAWYEVLSVLHLMAMLSLSQANLLLLPRTSTDGYQPKVSEESRRASVDIFVKAAGYLDCAVRHVLPQLPAEFRRNLPVDLAEGVLRALCLQALGQGVDIQLGMAIDSTKATLAVKRRLACEMVKYWQQAQDNIMNLPLSNGWGEKHRLFVKWKFIEAKAAAYYYHGLILDEGNTEKSHGMAVAALQAADEYFKESKKACEAFNSAPPLSRNPPQFGTMKYLSEKIPKDASSKVRINRDLYSFEKIVETAPTLPDFALALKPDEFQLPAVDPSWNEENINRGQVGSKQLKE comes from the exons ATGGGATGCCTTGCTTCAAAACCGGCAGATTCTGGTGGAAACAGGCGGAGGCCGGGAAACATTGGGGAAGTTTCTGTCTATGTTCCTGGTCTGCGCATTCCTAAACCAGTAGATTTCTCTTTGGCACTTGGCGATCATCTATCTAAAAATATAGTTGAACGTCTATCAGCTTTGAGGACTCGTATAGTTGTAATGGCTGGCCAAGAAGGTCCAACAATTACTAGAACGCGGAGAAAAACTGCTACCCAACATG GTGGTTCAACAATAGCTGATCTTCAGCAGGCTCTGGAAGATTATTTGCCTGTTCTTTTGGGATTAGTTAAAGATG GAAACCAGCTTCAGCACAAAGTACAGTTTGCGTGGATCAATCAGgaggatgatttggag GAAACTGTCATGTCCAACGCTTGGTATGAGGTGCTGTCAGTTTTGCACTTAATGGCAATGCTATCTTTATCACAGGCCAACTTATTACTTCTTCCTAGAACATCAACTGATGGTTATCAACCAAAAGTATCAGAAG AGAGTAGGCGAGCTTCAGTTGACATTTTTGTAAAAGCTGCAGGATATTTGGATTGTGCTGTTAGACATGTTCTTCCACAGCTGCCTGCCGAATTCAG GAGAAATCTGCCGGTGGACCTTGCTGAAGGAGTTCTTCGAGCACTTTGTCTGCAGGCACTTGGGCAG GGAGTTGATATCCAGCTAGGAATGGCTATTGATAGCACCAAAGCAACCCTTGCTGTGAAGCGAAGGCTTGCATGTGAGATGGTAAAATACTGGCAGCAG GCCCAAGATAACATAATGAACCTTCCATTATCAAATGGTTGGGGAGAGAAGCACCGGCTTTTTGTTAAATGGAAATTTATTGAAGCAAAG GCTGCAGCTTATTATTATCATGGTTTAATACTTGACGAGGGAAACACAGAGAAGTCCCATGGGATGGCTGTAGCCGCATTGCAAGCAGCCGATGAATACtttaaagaaagtaaaaaggCATGCGAGGCGTTTAACTCTGCTCCTCCATTATCGAG AAATCCGCCACAATTTGGAACCATGAAATATTTATCagaaaaaattccaaaagatGCTTCAAGCAAAGTTCGGATAAATCGAGACTTGTACTCATTTGAGAA GATTGTGGAGACTGCACCGACGTTGCCCGATTTCGCCCTGGCCCTAAAGCCAGACGAATTCCAACTTCCTGCCGTGGATCCTTCATGGAACGAGGAGAACATAAATAGAGGTCAAGTTGGCTCTAAACAGTTAAAAGAGTGA